The proteins below are encoded in one region of Pseudomonas putida S13.1.2:
- a CDS encoding NCS2 family permease translates to MESRKSEAPTLDLAPPLETSWLERIFKLKQHGSTVKTEMIAGVTTFITMAYIIFVNPNIMADAGIDHGAAFVATCIAAALGCLLMGLYANWPVGLAPGMGLNAFFTYTVVGTMGYNWETALGAVFVSGVLFMFLTLSKVREWLLNSIPVSLRHAMGAGVGLFLGLIGLKTAGIIVDSPATLIKLGSLHEPGPLLAAICFLLIAILSYKRVFGAILISIIGVTLAGWGLGLVKFGGVMSMPPSLAPTWMAMDVAGVFNVSMISVVLAFLFVHMFDTAGTLMGVAQRANLVAPDGRIENLSKALKADSASSVFGAVVGVPPVTSYVESAAGVAAGGRTGLTAVVVGLLFIAAMFFAPLAGMIPAYATAGALIYVAMLMMGSMAHIHWDEATDSIPAIVTVIMMPLTFSVADGIALGFISYVALKAGTGKYKEISASLWVLCAIFIAKFVFL, encoded by the coding sequence GTGGAAAGCCGCAAATCCGAAGCCCCTACGCTGGATCTCGCCCCACCGCTCGAAACAAGCTGGCTGGAGCGGATTTTCAAACTCAAGCAACACGGCAGCACCGTCAAAACCGAAATGATCGCCGGGGTGACCACTTTCATCACCATGGCCTACATCATTTTCGTCAACCCCAACATCATGGCCGACGCCGGCATCGACCATGGTGCCGCCTTTGTCGCCACCTGCATCGCCGCCGCGCTGGGCTGCCTGCTGATGGGCCTGTACGCCAACTGGCCGGTGGGCCTGGCACCGGGCATGGGGCTTAACGCCTTCTTCACCTACACCGTGGTAGGCACCATGGGCTACAACTGGGAAACGGCGCTGGGTGCGGTGTTCGTCTCGGGCGTGCTGTTCATGTTCCTGACCTTGTCGAAAGTGCGCGAATGGTTGCTGAACAGCATCCCGGTGAGCCTGCGCCATGCCATGGGGGCCGGCGTCGGATTGTTTCTCGGGCTGATCGGCCTGAAGACGGCAGGCATCATCGTCGACAGCCCCGCCACCCTGATCAAGCTGGGCTCGCTGCATGAGCCGGGGCCGCTGCTGGCGGCAATCTGCTTCCTGCTGATCGCCATCCTCAGCTACAAGCGGGTGTTCGGCGCGATCCTGATCAGCATCATCGGTGTCACCCTGGCGGGCTGGGGCCTGGGCCTGGTCAAGTTTGGCGGGGTGATGTCGATGCCGCCGAGCCTGGCACCAACGTGGATGGCCATGGACGTGGCCGGGGTGTTCAACGTCAGCATGATCAGCGTGGTGCTGGCGTTTCTGTTCGTGCACATGTTCGACACCGCCGGCACGCTGATGGGCGTGGCGCAGCGGGCCAACCTGGTGGCGCCGGACGGGCGTATCGAGAACCTGTCGAAGGCGCTGAAGGCGGACAGTGCTTCGAGTGTGTTCGGTGCGGTGGTAGGCGTACCGCCGGTGACCAGCTATGTGGAGAGTGCTGCCGGTGTTGCTGCTGGTGGCCGTACTGGCCTCACGGCTGTGGTGGTCGGCCTGCTGTTCATCGCCGCGATGTTCTTCGCGCCGCTGGCCGGGATGATTCCGGCGTACGCGACGGCCGGCGCCCTGATCTACGTGGCAATGCTGATGATGGGCAGCATGGCGCACATTCATTGGGACGAGGCCACCGACAGCATTCCGGCGATCGTCACGGTGATCATGATGCCGCTGACCTTCTCGGTGGCGGATGGTATTGCCCTGGGCTTCATCAGCTATGTGGCATTGAAGGCGGGTACT
- a CDS encoding GntR family transcriptional regulator, whose translation MNEQLQPLKKPARVGKAGRSGTQDDIVYAHIFEAILEQRLAPGTKLSEEALGEIFGVSRTIIRRALSRLAHESVVLLRPNRGAVVASPTVEEARQVFFSRRMVERAITELAVQHATLDQLNELRQMVREERDSFSRGDRGAGIRLSGEFHLKLAEAAGNAPLVSFQRSLVSQTSLIIAQYESGNRSHCSYDEHMQLIDAIEARDAEQAVNLMMHHMDHIDSKLNLDEESASDDLHAVFSHLLKKPKVSAKG comes from the coding sequence ATGAACGAACAGCTGCAACCTCTGAAGAAACCTGCACGTGTCGGCAAGGCCGGCCGCAGTGGTACCCAGGACGACATCGTCTACGCGCACATTTTCGAGGCCATCCTCGAGCAGCGCCTGGCGCCGGGCACCAAGTTGAGCGAGGAAGCGCTGGGCGAAATCTTCGGCGTCAGCCGCACCATCATCCGCCGCGCCCTGTCGCGCCTGGCCCACGAAAGCGTGGTGCTGCTGCGGCCAAACCGCGGTGCAGTGGTGGCCAGCCCGACGGTAGAAGAGGCGCGCCAGGTGTTCTTCTCGCGGCGCATGGTGGAGCGGGCCATTACCGAACTGGCCGTGCAGCACGCCACCCTGGATCAGCTCAACGAACTGCGGCAGATGGTGCGCGAAGAGCGCGACAGCTTTTCGCGCGGTGATCGCGGTGCCGGCATCCGTCTTTCCGGCGAGTTCCACCTCAAGCTGGCGGAAGCCGCGGGCAATGCGCCGCTGGTGAGCTTCCAGCGCAGCCTGGTGTCGCAAACCTCGCTGATCATTGCCCAGTACGAAAGCGGCAACCGCTCGCACTGCTCGTATGACGAGCACATGCAGCTGATCGATGCCATCGAGGCGCGTGATGCCGAGCAGGCCGTGAACCTGATGATGCACCACATGGACCACATCGACAGCAAGCTGAACCTGGACGAGGAGAGCGCCTCGGACGATCTGCATGCAGTGTTCTCGCATTTGCTGAAAAAGCCTAAGGTTTCCGCGAAGGGTTGA
- the aqpZ gene encoding aquaporin Z, producing MSMSLGKRMGAELIGTFWLVLGGCGSAVLAASSPLGIGVLGVAFAFGLTVLTMAFAIGHISGCHLNPAVSFGLVVGGRFPAKELLPYVIAQVIGAILAAGVIYLIASGKAGFELSSGLASNGYADHSPGGYTLGAGFISEVVMTAMFLVVIMGATDSRAPAGFAPIAIGLALTLIHLISIPVTNTSVNPARSTGPALFVGGWALQQLWLFWVAPLIGAAIGGALYRGLAKEP from the coding sequence ATGAGCATGTCACTCGGTAAACGCATGGGCGCCGAACTGATCGGCACCTTCTGGCTGGTCCTTGGTGGCTGTGGCAGTGCGGTCCTCGCAGCCAGTTCCCCTCTCGGCATCGGTGTGCTCGGTGTCGCTTTCGCCTTCGGCCTCACTGTACTGACCATGGCGTTTGCCATCGGCCATATCTCTGGTTGCCATCTGAACCCCGCCGTGTCGTTCGGGCTGGTGGTGGGCGGGCGTTTTCCGGCCAAAGAGCTGCTGCCCTACGTGATCGCGCAAGTGATTGGCGCCATTCTGGCTGCGGGTGTGATCTACCTCATCGCCAGCGGCAAGGCCGGTTTCGAGTTGTCTTCTGGGCTGGCTTCAAACGGCTACGCCGACCACTCGCCCGGTGGCTATACGCTGGGTGCGGGCTTCATCAGTGAAGTGGTGATGACGGCGATGTTCCTGGTAGTGATCATGGGTGCGACCGATTCGCGGGCCCCGGCAGGTTTTGCACCGATCGCCATCGGCCTGGCCCTGACCCTGATCCACCTGATCTCGATCCCGGTAACCAATACCTCGGTCAACCCCGCGCGTAGCACGGGGCCGGCCTTGTTCGTCGGGGGCTGGGCCCTGCAGCAACTGTGGCTGTTCTGGGTGGCGCCGCTGATCGGTGCTGCAATCGGCGGCGCGCTGTACCGGGGCCTTGCAAAAGAGCCTTAG